The Takifugu rubripes chromosome 7, fTakRub1.2, whole genome shotgun sequence genome has a segment encoding these proteins:
- the LOC101078729 gene encoding spindle assembly checkpoint kinase, protein MAYSTSTLAQGCFGKVYKEKYNDTWAAIKKVPHHLINKKDLERECDVYNKANHPNIVKLLGNITLTDGKWIIPLEFIFGEDLETTIFNASKSKIQLSPAVKSTIIIGMCEGLLHLHSKDIVHQDLKPENIMVEHATNRAVIIDLGLAKFFRRGLNSAIDMGNEAYSAPEVLNRQSQRDQRSDVWAMGKIIAELCARIRLYTPTVCPAKIKETLKSQPYCNAVSRMVETDPSLRASMVGVMSDIRRAGGAGIVINTPIQMDHLKPTSPKINARNQSPSPANRGISPLNRDLSPVNRPQLPWKRDLSPMNRAALPFKRDHSPMGRARSPFKGDQLPKNRAISPLLKDPSPLRRSPSPLNLDHSGKPDTKALWPPGPKGGQDLAQDFSKIMLYEEAAKNLPCDLPTTGRIVVRRFEEKNGTVESWEQKEVVTRDGKIVKYDDVKFNSK, encoded by the exons ATGGCATATTCCACCAGCACGCTCGCACAGGGCTGCTTTGGGAAAGTGTACAAGGAGAAATACAATGATACCTGGGCTGCAATTAAAAAGGTCCCACACCATCTGATCAATAAGAAAGACTTGGAAAGAGAGTGTGATGTCTACAA cAAGGCAAATCATCCCAACATAGTAAAGCTTCTGGGCAACATAACTCTCACGGATGGTAAATGGATAATTCCTTTAGAGTTTATCTTCGGAGAGGACTTGGAGACCACCATCTTTAATGCATCTAAGTCAAAAATACAG CTGAGTCCAGCTGTTAAAAGCACCATTATCATCGGCATGTGTGAAGGATTGCTTCATCTCCACTCCAAAGATATAGTCCATCAAGACCTCAAACCTGAAAACATCATG GTGGAGCATGCTacaaatagagcagtgatcatTGACCTAGGACTAGCAAAGTTCTTCCGACGTGGTCTTAACTCTGCTATTGACATGGGAAATGAGGCCTATTCTGCGCCTGAGGTGTTGAACAGGCAGAGTCAGAGGGATCAGCGCTCAGATGTTTGGGCCATGGGGAAGATCATCGCTGAGCTCTGTGCACGGATTCGACTGTACACACCCACCGTCTGTCCTGCCAAAATTAAGGAAACCTTGAAAAGTCAGCCGTACTGTAATGCAGTGTCCAGGATGGTGGAGACAGATCCATCTCTAAGGGCCTCCATGGTCGGGGTCATGAGTGACATACGAAGGGCTGGAGGTGCCGGCATTGTCATTAATACTCCCATTCAAATGGATCACCTTAAACCAACTTCACCTAAGATTAATGCCAGAAATCAGTCTCCATCACCAGCAAACAGAGGTATATCTCCTTTAAACAGGGACCTATCACCAGTGAACAGGCCACAATTACCATGGAAGAGGGACCTATCACCAATGAACAGGGCTGCATTGCCTTTTAAGAGGGATCATTCACCAATGGGAAGGGCCAGATCACCATTTAAGGGGGACCAATTACCAAAGAACAGGGCCATATCACCATTATTGAAGGATCCATCACCACTTAGGAGGTCTCCATCGCCACTTAATTTGGATCACTCAGGTAAACCAGACACAAAGGCGTTATGGCCGCCAGGCCCAAAAGGTGGACAAGACCTCGCTCAAGACTTCTCCAAAATCATGCTGTATGAAGAAGCTGCTAAAAACCTACCCTGTGACCTCCCCACAACTGGGAGAATAGTGGTGCGGCGCTTCGAGGAGAAAAACGGGACAGTTGAGTCATGGGAACAGAAGGAGGTGGTGACTCGCGATGGAAAGATAGTCAAATACGACGATGTCAAGTTTAATAGCAAGTGA